A window of Bradyrhizobium sp. AZCC 1719 genomic DNA:
GACGATCTGGCCGCCGGCATCGATGATTTTGTCGGCGGCTGACAATACGAGGTCGACGCCCTTCTGGTGGACGAGGCGGGCGACAAGCGCAAAAATCGGCCCGCGTGACACCGCCAGGCCAAACTGTTTGCGGACGTAGTTCGCGTTCGCCTGCTTGCCCTCCCAATCGCCGGCGCCAAAGGTCTGCGCCAATTGTGCGCAGGCGCGCGGATCCCAGCTTTCGTCGATGCCGTTCAGGATGCCGGTCAGTTGGTCGGCGTCCGAGCGGCGCTTCAGCAGGCCTTCGAGCCCGCAGCCGAGCTCGCGCGTCGTGATCTCCTTTGCGTAGGTCGCGCTGACGGTGGTCAGGTGCGAGGCATAGACGAGGCCGCCCTTCAGGAACGACATGTGGTCGTAGAATTCGAGCCCGTCGATATGGAAGGAGCTTTCGGGGGCCCCGATGCGGCGCAGCGAGTCCGCGGGAAACAGCCCCTGATAGGCGAGGTTGTGGATGGTCAGGATCGAAGGAACTTTTGCATCCTTCCAAGCCAGATAGGCGGGCGTCAATGCAGCCTGCCAGTCATTGGCGTGAACAAGGTCCGCTGCCCAATTCTTGTCCACCTTGCCCAAGGCAAGTTCGGCGGCAGCGGATGCAAGCCGCCCGAAGCGGATGTCGTTGTCGGGCCAGTCTTGGCCGTTTTCATCGCCGTAGGGGTTACCGGGCCGGTCATATAATTGCGGGCAGAGCAGGACGTAAACCGGCAGGCCGTCCTTGGTCGCTGCCCGTCCCACAGTGCAGGCCGGCATCTCCGCTAACGCCGCACATTGTCCAACGATATCAATGTGCGTGAGCTGTTCGACGACGTCCCGATAGCCGGGCAGCATGACCCGGACGTCACTCCGCCGACGAAGCGCCCGGGGTAGGGCGGCGGACACGGCGGCGAGCCCGCCCACCCGGACGAAATCATCCATTTCCGTAGTGATGAATAAGACTCTCAAAGGAATGCCCTCTACCAGCCTCTGATGAGAGGAAATGCAAGAAAGGGTCCAGTTTACTCTAAGGGTCCAGTCTACTGGCGATAATGCCGGGCCCTAGCTATCGGTTCCTGATGCGAAAGGCTTTCCTGCCGCGGCGGCGCCCTTTAGGGTCACGCCGCGCCAACAACAAGTGCCATTAGGCCCAAGGAGCTACACGAGAATGACGATAGCCGGTAACGAGCAGAGGAGTATGACAGGCAGCTTCGCAGGCCTACGCGTCCTCGATTTCTCAACCACGATTGCCGGGCCTCACTGCACGCGCATGCTAGCCGATATGGGCGCCGAGGTCATCAAGATTGAAACCGAGGAGGGCGAGACGATGCGAACCCGTCCGCCGGTAAGGAATAATTGTTCGACCGCCTTCGGCCAGCTCAACGTCGGCAAGAACAGCCTGGTGCTCGATCTGAAATCGCCCAAGGGCGTCGAAGCTGTCCGCCGATTGGTCGCGACTGCTGACGTGCTGGTGGAGAATTTTCGCCCCGGCGTGATGCGGCGATTGAAGCTTGATTATGCCTCCCTGCACGGCCTCAACCCGAAATTGGTCTATTGCTCGATCTCCGGATACGGCCAGACCGGGCCGTCGGCGGAGCTGCCGGCCTATGCGCCGGTGATCCACGCGGCATCCGGCTATGAGATGGCGCATCTGGCCTACCAGCCGGGACGAAGCCGGCCGGACTATTGCGGCATCTATCACGCCGACGTACTCACCGGTGTCTACGCATTCGGCGCGATCTCGGCGGCGCTGTATCAGCGTACAGCGACCGGGCAGGGCCAGCATATCGACGTCTCGATGCTGGAATCCATGCTGAGCCTGACCTTGAACGAACTGCAATGGTCGCAGTTCGAAGTGAAGCCGACGCAACGGCCGATGTTCGGCCCGATCGAGACGACGGACGGCTATGTGATGATGGCGATCGCCAGCGAGAAAACCTTCCAGAGCCTGATGCAGGTGATCGGTCATCCG
This region includes:
- the glgA gene encoding glycogen synthase GlgA, coding for MRVLFITTEMDDFVRVGGLAAVSAALPRALRRRSDVRVMLPGYRDVVEQLTHIDIVGQCAALAEMPACTVGRAATKDGLPVYVLLCPQLYDRPGNPYGDENGQDWPDNDIRFGRLASAAAELALGKVDKNWAADLVHANDWQAALTPAYLAWKDAKVPSILTIHNLAYQGLFPADSLRRIGAPESSFHIDGLEFYDHMSFLKGGLVYASHLTTVSATYAKEITTRELGCGLEGLLKRRSDADQLTGILNGIDESWDPRACAQLAQTFGAGDWEGKQANANYVRKQFGLAVSRGPIFALVARLVHQKGVDLVLSAADKIIDAGGQIVVTGSGEPHIEKALVEAHLRRPDAIGVVIGFNDGQARRMFAGSDFTLMPSRFEPCGLSQMYAQRFGSLPIGHQTGGLAETIKDGETGFLFAKPSPESFLGGVRRAFEAFRAKDRLDTMRRNAMARSFSWDLSAACYSALYHKTVAPSIAA
- a CDS encoding CaiB/BaiF CoA transferase family protein, whose protein sequence is MTGSFAGLRVLDFSTTIAGPHCTRMLADMGAEVIKIETEEGETMRTRPPVRNNCSTAFGQLNVGKNSLVLDLKSPKGVEAVRRLVATADVLVENFRPGVMRRLKLDYASLHGLNPKLVYCSISGYGQTGPSAELPAYAPVIHAASGYEMAHLAYQPGRSRPDYCGIYHADVLTGVYAFGAISAALYQRTATGQGQHIDVSMLESMLSLTLNELQWSQFEVKPTQRPMFGPIETTDGYVMMAIASEKTFQSLMQVIGHPEWVSDPRFAKYSDRRENWTSLMEGVEAWSRTVTTEQCLAALNEYGVPSSAYRTVAEALRDPQIAHRGALAEVEDGGGTFKVLNLPFRMSGANVSAAKRMSTLGEHTSAYLKETGLSEDEIASFAGKAQLAERA